In Microplitis mediator isolate UGA2020A chromosome 2, iyMicMedi2.1, whole genome shotgun sequence, a single window of DNA contains:
- the LOC130664199 gene encoding TM2 domain-containing protein almondex isoform X2, translating to MNIVRINGKNVIFIILSLIFNSVKEVHMGYEGMMSYAFTNVTPANNNKKDDLYGLCPVGKSCSEMGGDCLNCDLDPHCDYGSMYTINCTVPDSVDCVGERSFTKQYMCRYCYQTDHWEHKCHLKNSCNSVASPPQYYRTNCTVNSDIICLGRRKFMKNLRCNWTGGYKWSTALILSITLGGFGADRFYLGHWQEGIGKLFSFGGLGVWTLIDVMLISMRYLGPADGSLYI from the exons atgaATATCGTTCGtataaatggaaaaaatgttatttttattattctttcatTGATATTTAACTCAGTCAAAGAAGTTCATATGGgatatg aggGTATGATGAGTTACGCTTTTACAAATGTTACACCAgctaataacaataaaaaa GATGATCTTTATGGTTTGTGTCCAGTCGGAAAATCATGTTCAGAAATGGGAGGTGATTGTTTGAACTGTGATCTTGATCCTCATTGTGATTATggatcaatgtatactatcaaTTGTACTGTTCCTGATTCAGTAGATTGTGTg gGAGAAAGATCATTTACTAAACAATACATGTGTAGGTATTGTTACCAAACTGATCATTGGGAACACAagtgtcatttaaaaaattcatgtaattcCGTTGCTTCACCTCCGCAATATtacag aacgAATTGTACAGTAAATAGTGACATAATATGCTTAGGAAGacgaaaatttatgaaaaatttgcgTTGTAATTGGACTGGGGGATACAAATGGTCGACggcattaattttaagtataacACTAGGTGGTTTTGGTGCTGACAg atTTTACTTGGGACATTGGCAAGAAGGTATCGGGAAATTGTTCAGCTTTGGTGGTCTAGGTGTATGGACACTCATAGACGTCATGTTAATTTCCATGAGATATTTAGGACCCGCAGATGGTTCTctgtatatttaa
- the LOC130664200 gene encoding pyroglutamyl-peptidase 1 encodes MDEIGGKNIVVTGFGPFGCHVVNASWQAVKELSKISTDKLKTQYNVNLIIEEIPVAYDHVSNRVPEIWKKYDPLFVIHVGVSSAAKCLTIENKAHGTGYSRKDIKECCPCEDDEDCKEFMTTEIDVDNICKEVNKRGVCKACVSDNAGRYLCEYTYYQSLRVQCKRTIFVHVPDFNVYPTSLTAQGLDTIVCHLLDVKDKQL; translated from the exons atggatGAAATTGGAGGAAAAAATATCGTGGTGACTGGATTTGGTCCATTTGGTTGTCATGTTGTCAATGCAAGTTGGCAAGCGGTCAAAGAATTATCGAAGATTTCaactgataaattaaaaactcagtataatgttaatttaattattgaagaaattCCGGTTGCTTATGACCATGTTAGCAACCGTGTTCCTGaaatatggaaaaaatatgaTCCATTG TTTGTAATCCATGTTGGAGTTTCATCTGCCGCTAAATGTCTGACAATAGAAAACAAAGCTCACGGTACTGGATATTCTCGAAAGGACATAAAAGAATGTTGCCCATGTGAAGATGATGAGGATTGTAAAGAATTTATGACTACGGAAATAGATGTTGATAATATTTGCAAGGAAGTTAACAAAAGAGGAGTTTGCAAAGCCTGTGTGTCTGATAATGCTGGTAGATATTTATGCGAGTACACTTACTATCAGTCACTACGTGTTCAATGTAAAAGAACAATTTTTGTTCATGTACCGGATTTTAATGTCTATCCGACTTCACTGACAGCTCAAGGACTTGATACTATTGTATGTCATTTGCTTGACGTAAAAGACAagcaattataa
- the LOC130664199 gene encoding TM2 domain-containing protein almondex isoform X1 has product MNIVRINGKNVIFIILSLIFNSVKEVHMGYEGMMSYAFTNVTPANNNKKQDDLYGLCPVGKSCSEMGGDCLNCDLDPHCDYGSMYTINCTVPDSVDCVGERSFTKQYMCRYCYQTDHWEHKCHLKNSCNSVASPPQYYRTNCTVNSDIICLGRRKFMKNLRCNWTGGYKWSTALILSITLGGFGADRFYLGHWQEGIGKLFSFGGLGVWTLIDVMLISMRYLGPADGSLYI; this is encoded by the exons atgaATATCGTTCGtataaatggaaaaaatgttatttttattattctttcatTGATATTTAACTCAGTCAAAGAAGTTCATATGGgatatg aggGTATGATGAGTTACGCTTTTACAAATGTTACACCAgctaataacaataaaaaa caGGATGATCTTTATGGTTTGTGTCCAGTCGGAAAATCATGTTCAGAAATGGGAGGTGATTGTTTGAACTGTGATCTTGATCCTCATTGTGATTATggatcaatgtatactatcaaTTGTACTGTTCCTGATTCAGTAGATTGTGTg gGAGAAAGATCATTTACTAAACAATACATGTGTAGGTATTGTTACCAAACTGATCATTGGGAACACAagtgtcatttaaaaaattcatgtaattcCGTTGCTTCACCTCCGCAATATtacag aacgAATTGTACAGTAAATAGTGACATAATATGCTTAGGAAGacgaaaatttatgaaaaatttgcgTTGTAATTGGACTGGGGGATACAAATGGTCGACggcattaattttaagtataacACTAGGTGGTTTTGGTGCTGACAg atTTTACTTGGGACATTGGCAAGAAGGTATCGGGAAATTGTTCAGCTTTGGTGGTCTAGGTGTATGGACACTCATAGACGTCATGTTAATTTCCATGAGATATTTAGGACCCGCAGATGGTTCTctgtatatttaa
- the LOC130664201 gene encoding serine palmitoyltransferase small subunit A, whose product MINPLEKLISFVSYWYFRYTLVTELYMVEKWERYFIHIFMLILFGLTFVFNYTILLPTAKTLFIR is encoded by the exons atGATTAATCCATTGGAGAAATTGATATCGTTTGTAAGTTATTGGTATTTTCGGTACACGCTCGTTACTGAGCTTTACATGGTAGAAAAATGGGAGAgatattttattc atATATTTATGCTGATACTTTTTGGACTGACATTCGTCTTCAATTACACGATTTTGTTGCCTACAGccaaaactttatttattcgttaa
- the LOC130664197 gene encoding suppressor of cytokine signaling 4: protein MGQRFASFREFFKMDSKQSHHHQQLEQDHQQTSEAGTDDNQHASAYVMPNNEDIENTGDNENNGNQLDNSLADENKEQNRNINNEELNLENHNSRFESIYSQPLDSTTTTTTTTNTIQDNTNKACNNNGNFVGATETEFKQQQEPCCSSSGSSSSEDSSADPSLRRTSKTLSFVKRKCKQRNKDQNQVCNHTTLSSKKKRSNWVLKFNCAKSKGSKNTDMPDQPNNSAECVCTGYRSTEEHPMGAGVVFNNHSIPQSPVLGPLPPSPVIDLSRFNPAEYPMEDCDERARQQRAREMEEGVEPPPGYRPNYSSAIQVHPNGITVEDLTALFQSHVGIQAAAVTALSQMDITLVSNIERPAHTQVDYVHCLVPDLQSITACTFYWGKMDRYEAERLLDGKQEGTFLLRDSAQEEFLFSVSFRKYGKSLHARIEQWNHKFSFDSHDPGVYASETVCGLIEHYKDPSCCMFFEPMLTIPLHRNFAFPLQHLCRAVITTRTTYDGINKLQLPKTLKSYLKEYHYKQRVRVRRLDSENDIMLYGRSISYLPMI from the exons ATGGGACAGCGGTTTGCTAGCTTCcgagaatttttcaaaatggaCAGTAAGCAATCGCACCATCATCAGCAGCTTGAGCAGGATCATCAGCAAACCTCGGAAGCTGGTACGGATGATAATCAGCATGCGTCAGCATACGTGATGCCAAATAATGAAGACATCGAAAATACAGGAGACAATGAAAATAATGGAAATCAATTAGATAATTCATTAGCTGATGAAAATAAAGAACAAAATCGAAATATAAACAACGAGgaattaaatttagaaaatcatAATTCACGTTTTGAGTCTATTTATAGTCAGCCGTTAGATtcgacaacaacaacaactacAACTACAAACACAATACAAGATAATACTAATAAAGcttgtaataataatggtaattTTGTTGGTGCCACGGAAACCGAGTTCAAGCAACAGCAAGAGCCCTGCTGCAGTAGCTCGGGTAGTAGCAGTTCTGAAGATAGCTCTGCAGATCCATCTCTCAGACGGACTTCGAAAACTTTGTCTTTTGTAAAACGTAAat gcAAGCAACGCAACAAAGACCAAAACCAAGTGTGTAATCATACTACTTTgtcttctaaaaaaaaacgtagcAATTgggttttaaaattcaattgcGCGAAAAGCAAAGGCTCCAAAAATACAGATATGCCCGACCAACCAAACAATAGCGCCGAGTGTGTCTGTACCGGGTACAGAAGTACCGAAGAACATCCAATGGGAGCTGGAGttgtatttaataatcatTCTATACCACAAAGTCCCGTTCTAGGACCACTGCCTCCTAGTCCCGTAATTGATTTGTCACGATTTAATCCCGCAGAATATCCTATGGag gATTGTGATGAACGAGCGCGACAACAGCGGGCTCGAGAAATGGAGGAAGGTGTAGAACCTCCACCTGGTTATAGGCCTAATTATTCTTCCGCAATTCAAGTTCATCCGAACGGCATAACCGTTGAAGACCTAACAGCACTATTCCAATCTCATGTTGGTATCCAAGCTGCTGCTGTCACCGCACTGTCACAAATGGACATCACTCTTGTTTCAAACATCGAAAGACCAGCTCACACACAg GTCGATTATGTCCACTGTTTGGTACCAGACTTACAGTCTATAACAGCTTGTACTTTTtactggggtaaaatggatcGTTATGAAGCGGAACGTCTTCTTGACGGTAAACAAGAAGGCACATTTTTATTAAGAGATTCAGCACAAGAggaatttttattctctgtGAGTTTTCGTAAATACGGAAAGTCACTACACGCAAGAATTGAACAATGGAATCATAAATTTAGTTTTGATTCACATGATCCTGGTGTTTATGCTTCCGAAAcg gtTTGTGGCTTAATAGAACACTACAAAGATCCATCGTGTTGTATGTTTTTTGAGCCAATGCTGACAATCCCACTGCACCGTAATTTTGCTTTCCCGCTGCAACATCTCTGCCGTGCTGTTATCACAACGCGAACGACATACGACGGCATAAATAAGCTACAGCTGCCAAAGACACTAAAAAGTTATCTTAAAGAGTACCATTATAAACAGAGAGTACGCGTAAGAAGATTGGATAGCGAAAACGATATTATGTTGTACGGAAGATCCATATCATATTTACCAATGATTTAA
- the LOC130663009 gene encoding uncharacterized protein LOC130663009, with translation MNSKDTNNKEGEVEIELEESIGTSTGNVTSDAEKNCKAKIQNGILSNGTSSKMDNDKETFQYKYTSTNIPSPHSLSIISNSNSNSNVESNLPPVCTNGCQPVATGSLSSSLLPGLNDSDTPDDPDMINNVDYNCGINKCPAKVSCNSSNELGATWSNSLNNISSIGSTSQGTCCFLRPNINGTREVAGPSGLSRRENNDRRDSSSGNEGDDFSDGEDYCIYTYKGNDEAVADERHRGNGLLENQEAGGQQSSGRSSPEMDFLEMDFDPGPSCEQDTGDSDLASINEDIQNIALDNAEADSVFLNDLSGGKLQRPSESSPQPQNEQNVSVELEIQDNVPLDKPSTSNSNHNQVAQCLPSTSSGIRKVGTSLYNHAGIPTRESHGYHNTSGDLISPGDNRDTDSELWADAAAIPLPENSTVNWLKVNLSSTLWHRMMAKKLMLHKQTAFNQSGESNLESDLCNDKLDDLQPVERVMLWNEQEAAAKQVTQIATSACGATSAINALLALDVPFSPEVLVKGVSTRLREPGTPLPRYLLSRSRAGATHKDLIRGISLATNGAVITKFFSFYPERAISLSHWLHYWISRGAVPIATLNLQNCSKESKIPDAWHHQMIFGVSQAGIYFTNPLECLPEQLVWHQLVSPSVLLVRRDDVLAHWNPSTDLTPLQNMDHRWRRLNVLGQVVNIIRESSGQRPQPTTGTFSATHIRIPASYQSGITLVMRSDAAAADELLHAEELPLL, from the exons ATGAACTCCAAGGATACAAATAACAAAGAAGGTGAAGTGGAAATAGAACTAGAGGAATCAATTGGCACAAGTACTGGCAATGTAACGTCTGATgctgaaaaaaattgcaaagcaaaaattcaaaatgggatat TATCCAATGGGACATCATCGAAAATGGACAACGACAAAGAAACATTTCAATATAAATACACAAGTACAAACATACCCAGTCCGCATTCTCTATCAATAATCagtaattcaaattcaaattcaaatgttGAATCAAATTTACCACCAGTATGTACTAACGGTTGTCAACCAGTGGCAACTGGGAGCTTGTCATCGTCATTATTACCGGGATTAAATGACAGCGACACCCCAGATGATCCAGACATGATAAATAATGTCGACTATAATTGTGGTATCAATAAGTGCCCAGCAAAAGTGTCATGTAATTCTAGTAATGAGCTTGGAGCAACGTGGTCTAATTCCTTGAATAATATTTCGAGTATCGGTTCAACAAGTCAAGGTACTTGTTGCTTTTTACGACCTAACATAAATGGTACGAGAGAGGTCGCTGGACCCAGTGGATTGTCTAgg cgtGAGAATAATGACAGAAGAGATTCTAGTTCAGGAAATGAAGGTGATGATTTTTCTGATGGTGAAGATTATTGCATATACACGTACAAAGGTAATGACGAAGCTGTTGCTGACGAAAGGCATCGAGGCAATGGACTTCTAGAGAATCAAGAAGCTGGTGGACAACAATCTAGTGGAAGATCAAGTCCAGAGATGGATTTTTTGGAAATGGATTTCGACCCTGGACCTTCTTGTGAACag GATACTGGAGACAGTGATTTGGCGTCGATCAATGAAGACATACAGAATATTGCGCTGGATAATGCAGAGGCCGATTCTGTTTTTCTGAATGACTTGAGCGGCGGAAAACTACAGAGGCCAAGTGAGTCCTCACCTCAGCCTCAGAATGAACAGAATGTCAGCGTTGAATTGGAGATACAAGACAATGTACCTTTGGATAAACCTTCTACTAGTAATTCAAATCATAATCAAGTTGCCCAATGTCTACCTAGTACCAGTTCGGGAATAA GAAAAGTTGGCACCAGTCTATATAACCATGCCGGAATTCCCACAAGAGAATCACACGGTTATCATAACACAAGTGGTGATTTAATTTCACCAGGTGATAATAGAGATACTGATTCCGAATTGTGGGCTGACGCAGCAGCTATACCACTACCGGAAAACTCAACTGTCAATTGGTTAAAAGTTAACTTGAGTTCAACTCTGTGGCATAGAATGATGGCAAAAAAATTGATGCTTCATAAACAAACGGCATTCAATCAAAGCGGGGAATCTAATTTG GAAAGTGACTTGTGTAATGACAAATTAGATGATTTGCAACCGGTTGAGAGAGTAATGCTCTGGAACGAACAAGAAGCGGCTGCAAAACAAGTTACGCAGATTGCAACTTCTGCTTGCGGTGCCACATCAGCCATTAATGCcctt ctcGCGTTAGACGTGCCATTTTCACCGGAAGTGTTGGTAAAAGGCGTCTCGACGAGACTTCGGGAACCAGGAACTCCATTACCGCGGTATCTATTAAGTCGATCGCGAGCAGGAGCAACTCATAAAGATCTTATTCGTGGTATTTCTCTGGCGACTAATGGCGCAGtgataactaaatttttttccttctatCCAGAACGAGCGATTTCGCTTTCACATTGGCTTCATTACTGGATTTCCCGAG gcgCGGTACCAATAGCGACattgaatttacaaaattgtAGTAAGGAATCTAAAATACCAGATGCTTGGCATCATCAAATGATTTTCGGAGTAAGTCAAGCTGGCATTTACTTTACAAATCCATTAGAATGTCTTCCTGAGCAA CTTGTGTGGCATCAATTAGTAAGTCCGAGTGTTTTATTAGTGCGTCGAGATGACGTTCTAGCACATTGGAACCCATCAACAGATTTAACACCGCTCCAAAATATGGATCATCGTTGGCGAAGGCTTAACGTCCttg
- the LOC130664198 gene encoding integrator complex subunit 14, whose protein sequence is MPTVIALDVSLSMRRPVVTSGIDPSQNEQLTRHHLAVQGINTLLNYLQVNSKLEFVSLVVFSSLYELICPFTRDYDSIRSRLQMIEERDKTCIETALHGVNSVIMSEWGNTTACQVILITDGNPGVGPMSLGHSLKSLHVARENPFPLPFPFPGKLSVVCISSQQDPGLSLGLPLYQKLVDLAGEDSGVLVPEGSLSKTSVNNCFQKLAETNYVSFQGYLKCGNLGSRIHLSPAPMSYTKKADFELIPGMTISKTIEICGFISVSDVGSPNSISRHLVLPLPTEKNPSMQGVASLEEESDAEDNSDEGKSASFCVLLHGALKVENMAALCLLQTDWYGFIYSWADTKKKSNLMLTVLEPGVNVVPWLGSFNNLGPADVSSKNVEVLTFPIKPPEKRSYSQNAPSWIRQVGLQSDIQKILRHARKLPEKTQNFYKELNRLRRAALSMGFIELLEGLAAIFERECTLLPNTLHYDCAIQMGHVANMLRKPFSRELKNNITPIKSTKFHQDQ, encoded by the exons ATGCCGACAGTGATAGCTCTAGATGTATCTCTATCAATGAGACGGCCTGTAGTAACATCAGGAATAGACCCATCACAAAATGAACAACTTACGAGGCACCATTTGGCTGTGCAGGGTATCAACACGTTACTAAATTATCTCCAAGTCAACTCCAAATTAGAATTCGTATCACta GTGGTATTTTCCTCACTGTACGAATTAATTTGTCCTTTCACCAGAGACTATGACAGCATACGATCTAGATTGCAGATGATAGAAGAACGTGATAAAACATGTATAGAAACGGCACTTCATGGTGTCAATAGTGTGATAATGAGTGAATGGGGTAACACGACAGCATgtcaagttattttaattactgatGGAAATCCAGGAGTGGGTCCAATGTCTTTAGGACATTCATTGAAATCATTACACGTAGCGCGCGAAAATCCTTTTCCGTTACCTTTTCCTTTTCCTGGAAAACTCAGCGTTGTTTGTATTTCTTCCCAACAAG atCCTGGTTTATCACTGGGACTTCCTCTGTATCAGAAACTTGTTGACTTAGCGGGTGAAGACAGTGGAGTTCTGGTACCTGAAGGTTCACTTTCAAAGACGTCAGTCAACAATTGCTTTCAAAAATTAGCTGAAACAAATTACGTATCTTTCCAAGGATATCTCAAGTGCGGGAATTTGGGATCACGAATCCACTTGTCTCCTGCACCCATGAGCTACACAAAAAAAGCGGACTTTGAATTGATACCTGGTATGACGATATCAAAGACCATTGAAATATGCGGATTCATATCAGTGAGTGACGTAGGAAGTCCTAATTCAATATCTCGGCACTTGGTGTTGCCTCTGCCAACGGAAAAAAATCCAAGTATGCAGGGAGTGGCATCGCTAGAAGAAGAATCTGACGCTGAAGACAACAGTGATGAAGGTAAATCAGCGTCATTTTGTGTGCTGCTACATGGGGCactaaaagttgaaaatatggcGGCTCTTTGTCTGCTGCAAACTGACTGGTACGGATTTATTTACTCGTGGGCGgatacgaaaaaaaagtcaaacttGATGTTGACGGTACTGGAACCCGGGGTGAATGTTGTACCTTGGCTAGGAAGCTTTAATAATCTAGGACCTGCAGATGTCAGCAGTAAAAATGTTGAAGTTCTCACTTTTCCTATAAAACCTCCAGAAAAAAGAAGTTACTCTCAGAATGCTCCTTCGTGGATCAGACAAGTTGGACTACAGTCTGatattcaaaagatattgagaCACGCTAGAAAATTACCTGAAAAGACACAGAATTTCTACaaa GAACTGAACAGATTGCGTCGAGCTGCATTGTCTATGGGATTTATTGAATTACTTGAAGGTTTAGCGGCAATATTTGAACGTGAATGTACACTTCTACCCAATACTTTACACTACGACTGTGCCATTCAAATGGGACATGTTGCAAACATGCTGAGAAAACCATTTtctagagaattaaaaaataatatcacgCCAATTAAAAGTACTAAGTTTCATCAGGaccaataa